One genomic region from Enoplosus armatus isolate fEnoArm2 chromosome 17, fEnoArm2.hap1, whole genome shotgun sequence encodes:
- the kri1 gene encoding protein KRI1 homolog, whose translation MSGRSELKINSQFAQKYDKYRQKEELQRLKDRYGDRAGESGSESSESSSDDSEVELDPEVERDFYRTLSLLKKKDPKIYQTDATFYSEDASTSEEKPSTSKEAVKPMYLKDYERKVILEKEGKYEDDDDSDDEEAIARRIEAEKRAASPSYIQEQRELRESFRQFIQESDDDNEEEEEGSERDERSQLLTRRIKTQEEKDKEEEDYVEWLKGQADLEGADEVKDMKYLRDYWNDPELDEKECFLRDYVLNKGYLDGDHDDERIPSYDEVVQDDVEDSEEEGETFLERQADFERSYNFRFEEPDAQQIKTYPRSIATSVRSKDDSRKRKREEVKERKQKEKEQKREQLKQLKNLKRNEIMEKLKRLQELTGNEQLAFSQVDLEGDFDPQQHDQLMQKFFGDGYYGEEEEEKPQFDDDDEPEEHWNWDTWTGEEREEDYGEEEGECGGEEYSGPHCDDENFVMDADYDPSQQAASKKKKKKERMKMKKEDMPQMGKKRKKSHFAEVVTKNKPVFDPQEKSFEQYLDEYYKLDYEDVIDDLPCRFRYRQVLPNDFGLTTDEILNANDKELNNWCSLKKTCMFRSDKEEMSDLKNYKIKAQNEKKKKEVLSSVYSEEDKEEMEAKTKVGKKRRDHLKNAEKPDTGAEERDAASIIDSTEETLAQGLREAADEPAEEEEGEILIPKKKMKQEEEPQTAATAEEAVDKAAEVKNKTERPKWSKKKHKHSGGRLASGSVGVKIGGREFSRQRLKAYGLNPKRLFFRQLGRQKRKAQEKKEKQKNKE comes from the exons ATGTCAGGCAGGTCGGAACTGAAAATCAACTCCCAGTTCGCGcagaaatatgacaaataccgacagaaagaggagctgcagagac tGAAGGACCGGTACGGAGACCGAGCGGGCGAGAGCGGCTCTGAGTCGTCTGAGTCCAGCTCTGATGACAGTGAAGTG gagcTGGACCCTGAAGTTGAAAGGGATTTCTACAGAACATTGTCactgctgaagaagaaagacCCCAAGATCTACCAGACAGATGCTACCTTCTACTCAGAAG atgCATCCACCAGCGAGGAGAAGCCTTCTACCTCGAAGGAAGCCGTGAAGCCCATGTATCTCAAGGACTATGAGCGTAAAGTCATACTGGAAAAGGAAGG CAAATATGAGGATGATGACGACAGTGATGACGAGGAGGCCATCGCCAGGAGAATCGAGGCAGAAAAGAGAGCTGCCTCTCCGAGCTACATTcaggagcagagggagctgAGGGAAAG CTTCCGTCAGTTCATCCAGGAGAGCGATGATGAtaacgaggaggaggaggagggcagcgAGAGGGATGAAAGATCTCAGCTGCTGACCAGGAGGATcaaaacacaggaagagaag gataaagaggaggaagactaTGTGGAGTGGCTGAAAGGCCAGGCTGACCTCGAGGGTGCGGATGAGGTGAAGGACATG AAATACTTACGGGACTACTGGAATGACCCCGAGCTGGATGAGAAGGAGTGCTTCCTGAGAGACTATGTCCTCAACAAGGGCTACCTAGATGGCGACCACGACGACGAGCG GATCCCGTCCTACGATGAGGTGGTCCAGGACGATGTGGAGGATTctgaagaggaaggggagactTTCTTGGAGCGGCAGGCGGACTTTGAGAGAAGCTACAACTTCCGCTTTGAAGAGCCCGACGCTCAGCAGATCAAGACCTACCCCCGCAGCATCGCCACCTCCGTGCGCTCCAAAGACGACAGCAGGAAACGCAAAAGggaggaagtgaaagaaaggaagcAAAAG GAGAAAGAGCAGAAGCGGGAGCAGCTGAAGCAGCTGAAGAACTTGAAGCGAAATGAGATCATGGAGAAGCTAAAGAGGCTCCAAGAGCTGACTGGCAACGAGCAGCTCGCCTTCAGCCAGGTCGACCTGGAGGGAGACTTTGATCCGCAACAACACGACCAGCTCATGCAG AAATTCTTCGGAGATGGATACTacggagaagaagaagaggagaagccTCAGtttgatgatgacgatgaacCTGAGG AGCACTGGAACTGGGACACATGGACTGGAGAGGAACGAGAGGAGGACtacggtgaagaggaaggagagtgTGGCGGCGAGGAGTACTCTGGCCCCCACTGCGATGATGAAAACTTCGTT ATGGATGCAGACTACGACCCCAGCCAGCAGGCTGcctccaagaagaagaagaaaaaggagaggatgaagatgaagaaagaggaTATGCCACAAAtgggcaaaaagagaaaaaagtctCACTTTGCAGAGGTCGTCACCAAAAACAAGCCTGTGTTTGATCCAC aggaGAAAAGCTTCGAGCAGTACTTGGATGAGTACTATAAGCTGGACTACGAGGACGTCATTGACGACCTCCCATGCAGGTTCCGCTACAGGCAGGTCCTGCCCAACGACTTCGGCCTGACCACCGACGAG ATCTTAAATGCTAACGATAAGGAGCTGAACAACTGGTGCTCTCTGAAGAAGACCTGCATGTTCAG GTCTGACAAGGAAGAGATGAGTGATTTGAAGAACTATAAAATTAAGGCccagaatgaaaagaagaagaaagaagttCTGAGCTCTGTGTATTCTGA GGAAGataaagaggagatggaggctAAGACTAAGGTGGGGAAGAAGCGAAGAGATCATCTGAAGAACGCTGAGAAGCCAGACACAGGAGCAGAGGAGCGTGACGCCGCCTCCATTATTGACTCTACAGAAGAGACACTAGCTCAAGGTCTCAGAGAGGCAGCGGACGAGCCCGccgaagaagaggagggagagattcTGATACCCAAGAagaagatgaaacaggaagaggagccCCAGACAGCGGCGACTGCCGAGGAAGCAGTAGATAAAGCTGCTGAGGtgaaaaacaagactgagaggCCGAAATGGTCCAAGAAGAAGCACAAGCACTCAGGTGGACGCCTCGCGTCAGGATCCGTCGGGGTGAAAATAGGCGGCCGGGAGTTCAGTAGACAGAGACTGAAGGCCTACGGTCTGAACCCCAAGAGACTGTTCTTCAGACAGCTCGGCAGGCAGAAACGAAAAGcacaagagaagaaagagaagcagaaaaacaaggagtGA
- the spc24 gene encoding kinetochore protein Spc24, with protein sequence MAQGHKFQDLEETGEVLVAFINSSQPEKLRQVKDEHQALFDQHLEKKKIVTQILKDVAQIEESAGQRLLDMEEEKKQREGELDSLHEQLRQCTAKSQITDSELQFLQRELESLRNTEHELQTLQSEVDEDTTEVIPSAVYVAQVFYLITKIKWEYDTQPNILKGVHYGADLATPINIDTSMRPRSDVSDQLWGFVSTEW encoded by the exons ATGGCTCAAGGTCACAAATTTCAGGACTTGGAGGAGACGGGGGAGGTGTTGGTGGCCTTCATCAACAGCAGCCAACCTGAGAAACTGAGACAAGTGAAAGACGAACATCAGGCCCTTTTTGACCAACAtctagagaaaaaaaagattgtgaCGCAGATTTTAAAAG ACGTGGCGCAGATTGAGGAGAGTGCGGGCCAGAGGCTGctggacatggaggaggagaagaagcaaAGGGAGGGGGAGCTGGACAGCCTGCATGAGCAGCTGAGGCAGTGCACAGCCAAGAGCCAGATCACTGACTCAGAATTACA ATTTCTGCAGAGAGAGTTGGAGAGTCTGAGAAACACCGAACATGAGCTTCAGACTCTTCAGAGCGAAGTAGATGAAGACACCACTGAGGTCATCCCTTCGGCAGT ATATGTGGCTCAGGTGTTCTACCTAATAACCAAGATCAAGTGGGAATATGACACACAGCCCAACATCTTAAAAGGAG TGCACTACGGTGCAGACCTGGCCACTCCCATCAACATTGACACCTCCATGCGACCTCGGAGTGACGTAAGCGACCAGCTGTGGGGCTTTGTCAGCACTGAGTGGTAG
- the s1pr5a gene encoding sphingosine 1-phosphate receptor 5a codes for MATESFHAAYAAVAPSAIPMSPSTGKLFRMFREYQSNAVIIEHYNFTGKLNENKYKAGLKPEAIAFLLVCLLIVVENAVVLLAIWKNKKFHLPMYYLLGNLTLSDLLAGFTYMVNIIMSGANTLHMTPVLWFLREGGVFIMLAASVISLLAIAIERHVTMVRMKPYQGDKQGRMFALIGASWVLSVFLGVLPVLGWNCIGQLDQCSTVLPLYAKSYILFCITIFSAILMSIVVLYVRIFRIVKSNTQRLASVPQRKGLYRKSQKYMALLKTVTIVLGVFIACWLPLFILLLLDFCCPAKSCEVLFKADYFLGIAMFNSLLNPIIYTLTSKDMRKAIIRLLCRHCLLTKDGQVKKIGMPFLECSTSKNDAASHRLEGLETTVSSGNCTPSTIKAIYPRMSKT; via the coding sequence atGGCTACAGAGTCTTTCCATGCTGCCTACGCTGCTGTAGCGCCGTCCGCCATCCCCATGTCCCCCTCCACGGGAAAACTGTTTCGGATGTTTCGCGAGTACCAGAGCAATGCGGTCATCATAGAGCACTACAACTTCACAGGCAAACTGAATGAGAACAAGTACAAGGCCGGACTCAAACCAGAGGCCATAGCCTTCCTGCTGGTCTGTCTGCTCATAGTGGTAGAAAATGCTGTGGTGCTTCTGGCCATCTGGAAGAACAAGAAGTTCCATCTGCCCATGTACTACCTGCTGGGCAACCTGACCCTCTCGGACCTGCTCGCAGGTTTCACCTACATGgtgaacatcataatgtccgGTGCCAACACACTGCACATGACCCCGGTGCTGTGGTTCCTGAGGGAGGGGGGTGTGTTCATCATGCTGGCCGCCTCTGTCATCAGCCTGCTGGCCATCGCCATCGAGCGCCATGTCACCATGGTGAGGATGAAGCCCTACCAGGGGGACAAACAGGGCCGGATGTTTGCTCTGATCGGAGCGAGCTGGGTGCTGTCTGTGTTCCTGGGCGTCCTGCCTGTCCTGGGCTGGAACTGTATAGGTCAGCTGGACCAGTGCTCCACAGTCCTGCCGCTCTACGCCAAGAGCTACATCCTCTTCTGCATCACCATCTTCAGCGCCATCCTCATGTCCATCGTGGTGCTGTATGTACGAATCTTCCGCATCGTCAAGTCCAACACCCAGCGACTTGCTTCAGTTCCGCAGCGCAAAGGCCTCTACCGCAAGTCCCAGAAGTACATGGCCCTGCTGAAGACGGTCACCATAGTCCTGGGGGTCTTCATCGCGTGCTGGCTGCCCCTCTTCATTCTCCTGCTGCTGGACTTCTGCTGTCCAGCCAAAAGCTGCGAGGTGCTCTTCAAGGCAGACTATTTCCTGGGCATTGCCATGTTCAACTCCCTGCTTAACCCCATCATCTACACGCTGACCAGCAAGGACATGAGGAAGGCCATCATCAGGCTGCTCTGCCGACACTGCCTCTTAACAAAAGACGGACAGGTGAAGAAGATCGGGATGCCCTTCCTGGAGTGCAGCACCAGTAAGAATGACGCAGCCTCTCACAGGCTGGAGGGACTGGAGACCACGGTGTCCTCCGGTAACTGTACACCCTCTACTATCAAAGCCATTTACCCCAGGATGTCtaaaacatga